In Aliivibrio wodanis, a genomic segment contains:
- a CDS encoding putative transcriptional regulator, HxlR family, with translation MSQQGKQPEGYCSVDRYLTLISTKWTAHIVWLVGQHKEMRFGQIQKQLALVSSKVLSERLKLLTGEGFVWRRQEQTIPVTVYYGLTPKGEELAEIVDIIVKKSDDWDRCSALDNVGQ, from the coding sequence ATGAGCCAGCAAGGTAAGCAACCCGAGGGCTATTGTAGTGTGGATCGATACTTAACGTTGATCTCTACAAAGTGGACTGCACATATTGTTTGGTTAGTTGGTCAGCATAAAGAAATGCGATTTGGGCAAATACAAAAGCAGCTCGCCTTGGTGTCTAGTAAAGTACTCAGTGAGCGATTAAAACTGTTAACAGGAGAAGGTTTTGTTTGGAGAAGACAAGAACAGACGATTCCTGTAACGGTGTATTACGGGTTGACGCCAAAAGGAGAAGAACTGGCAGAGATTGTCGATATTATCGTAAAAAAGTCTGACGACTGGGATAGGTGCTCTGCACTAGACAATGTAGGACAATGA
- a CDS encoding putative MFS sugar efflux transporter — MPQNKKTFLFIFTAFITGLCSAFFYPLSSLFIVEELGASPMMLSLYMTLAVSSSVIVSQFIAKRSDTHWNRKTILVVSLASYLILVASFTVIRDYWLAITMAVVFGSVSGASFGQLFALGREYGDRHVANSTSFLAKMRAGLAIAWVFGPPAAFMLKAQFGFSAAFAVSAITVSIAILIIAKFIPDNVVTKEERTAAIVENKPLGRMVIFYCFIIVCAFSANNLYITSMPLYLSQELQVDVSWLGLMFGMAAACEIPIMLGAGKMAEKLGTTRVMTLGVISGAMFFLVMLSTTSFTGMLIAQILNGFFIGVCATLGMVALQDMMKDRLGTASTLFSNMLNISVLVSSVMVGVVGELYNYYSALYLCFVGAVIAAVLLIVFEMLEKKQKVMIEDQCAVAGEV; from the coding sequence ATGCCTCAAAACAAGAAGACATTTTTGTTTATTTTCACCGCCTTTATTACTGGCCTTTGTAGTGCGTTTTTTTACCCACTATCAAGCTTATTTATTGTAGAGGAGTTGGGCGCATCACCAATGATGTTAAGCCTATACATGACGCTCGCTGTCAGCAGCTCTGTGATCGTATCTCAATTTATTGCCAAACGCTCAGACACGCATTGGAACCGTAAAACCATTCTGGTTGTCTCGTTAGCAAGTTACTTAATTTTGGTCGCCAGTTTTACCGTTATTCGTGATTATTGGTTAGCGATTACCATGGCCGTGGTCTTTGGTAGCGTCAGTGGCGCTTCTTTTGGTCAACTGTTTGCTCTAGGTCGGGAATATGGTGACAGACACGTTGCCAACAGCACCAGTTTTTTAGCCAAGATGCGTGCAGGCCTTGCCATTGCGTGGGTATTTGGTCCACCTGCGGCATTCATGCTTAAAGCACAATTTGGCTTTAGTGCAGCGTTTGCGGTCTCTGCTATTACTGTCTCTATCGCAATACTCATCATCGCTAAATTTATTCCTGATAACGTCGTAACCAAAGAAGAGCGTACCGCTGCAATTGTTGAAAATAAACCGTTAGGACGCATGGTTATATTTTATTGCTTTATCATTGTTTGTGCTTTCTCTGCCAACAACTTGTATATCACCAGTATGCCTTTGTATCTTTCACAAGAGCTACAAGTCGATGTCAGTTGGTTAGGCTTAATGTTTGGTATGGCGGCTGCTTGCGAGATCCCAATAATGCTTGGCGCAGGAAAAATGGCTGAAAAGTTGGGTACAACCAGAGTAATGACACTTGGTGTAATATCTGGTGCCATGTTCTTTCTTGTTATGCTATCAACCACCAGCTTTACTGGAATGCTGATTGCTCAAATACTTAATGGATTCTTCATTGGTGTGTGTGCAACGTTAGGAATGGTCGCACTGCAAGATATGATGAAAGACCGATTAGGCACGGCCTCTACCCTTTTTTCAAACATGTTGAACATCAGTGTCTTGGTATCAAGCGTGATGGTGGGTGTGGTGGGTGAGTTATACAACTACTACAGCGCACTGTATTTATGCTTTGTTGGTGCAGTTATCGCTGCTGTATTGTTGATTGTGTTTGAGATGCTAGAGAAGAAGCAGAAGGTAATGATTGAAGACCAATGCGCGGTAGCTGGGGAGGTTTAG
- a CDS encoding Transcriptional regulator, AraC family, whose translation MKPFKEHIQDQPSFDWLFREFHCSVKESEFTCSWHYHSEYELVLYLDPEEEFQGNYFAGDSIGEINHNTLLLYGPGLPHMVAGRSIKSERLNNHHTVIVWFAHHWVERLQAVLPEARNIKRLLDNSAYGLSFSLDLAKKISRLLSEIKGLDRHYQAIKIIEVLICLSDDIAAKKLSTTPYRIKQVSEDSEVNQRIERASRYIENHHGDGIKIADLCKKLHMSESSAYRMFEKHYGMSFSDHLKQYRIGKSCELLASTNLPVALVAEKTGFKNISNFNRQFKELKNMTPTEFRRRFN comes from the coding sequence ATGAAACCGTTTAAAGAGCATATCCAAGATCAGCCCAGTTTTGATTGGTTATTTAGGGAGTTTCATTGCAGTGTTAAAGAGAGTGAATTTACCTGCTCTTGGCATTATCATTCTGAATATGAATTGGTGTTGTATCTTGATCCTGAAGAAGAATTTCAAGGTAATTACTTTGCTGGAGATTCCATTGGGGAGATTAATCACAATACCCTGTTACTTTACGGTCCAGGATTACCGCACATGGTGGCTGGGCGAAGTATAAAGTCAGAGCGTTTGAACAATCACCATACCGTTATCGTGTGGTTTGCACATCATTGGGTAGAGCGTTTACAGGCGGTGTTGCCAGAGGCGAGAAACATTAAACGATTGTTGGATAACTCGGCATATGGTCTTTCTTTTAGCTTAGATCTTGCGAAAAAAATATCTAGATTGCTTAGTGAAATAAAAGGATTAGATCGCCACTATCAAGCGATAAAAATTATCGAAGTGTTGATCTGTCTTTCAGATGATATTGCGGCAAAAAAGTTATCAACTACTCCTTATCGTATTAAGCAGGTATCAGAAGATTCAGAAGTAAATCAACGTATTGAGCGAGCGTCTCGCTATATCGAAAATCATCATGGCGATGGAATTAAAATTGCTGATCTGTGCAAGAAATTACACATGAGTGAGAGCTCGGCTTATCGAATGTTTGAGAAGCATTATGGAATGAGTTTTTCTGATCATCTAAAGCAATATCGTATTGGTAAATCGTGTGAGCTGTTAGCGAGTACTAACTTACCTGTCGCTCTAGTGGCAGAAAAAACGGGATTTAAAAATATTTCGAACTTTAATCGTCAATTCAAAGAGTTAAAAAATATGACGCCGACAGAGTTTCGACGTCGATTTAATTAG
- the manA gene encoding Mannose-6-phosphate isomerase produces the protein MSSNHLSLHSFFPMENKIQNYAWGSTSSIHELFGFENESQQPQAEVWMGTHPQGCSMVTFDQHPIPLSELINSNKSAYLSSDIAQKFGDLPFLFKILAADKALSIQVHPSRSQAKKGFEQEEQAGIPLTADHRNYKDDNHKPELVYALTNYQAMNGFRAYDEIMEFFTDLHIVELADLVDDFSHALTPQGLKAFFNGLLTLSEQRKHNALDQLLSYSKTHQEQAEFALITELNHQYPYDVGLFSPLLLNVITLQSGEAMYLSANTPHAYIKGTGLEIMANSDNVLRAGLTPKHIDVNELIECTNFVPIAFDELILSPQKDNLHDNYNIPVDDFNFAIIHSPKETQVGTHGAEILMAIDCDLELHSQNREKMALAKGQSVFIPAYIGSYILNSNGRVARAYN, from the coding sequence ATGTCATCAAACCATTTATCACTTCATTCCTTCTTCCCGATGGAAAACAAAATTCAAAACTATGCATGGGGAAGTACATCTTCTATTCATGAGCTATTTGGTTTTGAAAATGAATCACAGCAGCCACAAGCTGAAGTATGGATGGGAACTCACCCTCAAGGTTGTTCAATGGTGACATTTGATCAGCACCCAATACCTTTATCAGAGCTAATCAATTCCAATAAATCGGCTTATCTATCTTCTGATATTGCCCAAAAATTTGGTGACCTACCTTTTTTATTTAAAATTCTAGCGGCAGATAAAGCGTTATCAATTCAAGTTCATCCAAGCAGGAGCCAAGCAAAGAAGGGGTTCGAACAAGAAGAACAAGCAGGGATCCCGCTCACTGCCGATCATCGAAACTATAAAGATGATAATCATAAACCGGAATTGGTTTACGCACTCACTAACTATCAAGCAATGAATGGGTTTCGTGCATACGATGAGATTATGGAATTCTTCACTGACTTACATATTGTTGAGTTAGCAGATCTAGTGGATGATTTTAGTCACGCACTTACACCGCAAGGATTAAAGGCATTTTTTAATGGATTATTAACGCTAAGTGAACAGAGAAAACACAATGCTCTAGACCAGCTATTGAGCTATTCTAAAACTCATCAAGAGCAAGCTGAGTTTGCCTTAATCACAGAGCTAAACCATCAATATCCTTATGATGTTGGACTTTTTTCACCGCTACTTCTTAATGTAATCACCTTACAATCAGGCGAGGCCATGTATTTAAGTGCGAATACACCACACGCTTATATAAAAGGGACGGGATTAGAGATAATGGCGAATTCTGATAATGTACTGCGTGCAGGCTTAACGCCAAAACATATTGATGTTAATGAGCTTATCGAATGTACTAATTTTGTGCCAATTGCCTTTGATGAACTGATTTTATCACCACAGAAAGATAACCTACACGATAACTACAACATTCCAGTTGATGACTTTAATTTCGCTATTATTCATTCACCAAAAGAAACCCAAGTCGGAACCCACGGCGCTGAAATACTAATGGCTATAGACTGTGATTTAGAATTACACAGCCAAAATAGGGAAAAAATGGCATTGGCTAAAGGACAATCTGTTTTTATCCCAGCTTATATTGGGAGCTACATACTAAACAGTAATGGTCGCGTAGCCAGAGCCTATAATTGA
- a CDS encoding transposase, IS630 family, with protein sequence MNASMLESVLIAGLSKEKVTTDTVIDAFEYFFNARQNNKPCFIILDNASFHRSTKFKQKIQEWLMNDVLVCYLPPYSPELNIIEILWKKVKHEWLPCEAFKRFNTSVLTSKIY encoded by the coding sequence ATGAATGCATCAATGCTGGAAAGCGTGTTGATTGCGGGGTTGTCTAAAGAAAAAGTCACTACCGATACAGTAATCGATGCATTTGAGTACTTCTTCAACGCACGACAAAACAATAAGCCATGCTTTATTATCTTAGATAATGCCTCTTTTCATAGATCCACAAAATTTAAACAAAAAATACAGGAGTGGTTGATGAATGATGTGCTCGTTTGTTATTTACCACCGTACTCTCCAGAACTCAATATCATTGAGATATTGTGGAAGAAAGTAAAGCATGAATGGCTACCATGTGAAGCGTTCAAACGTTTTAATACCTCAGTCTTAACATCAAAAATATATTGA
- a CDS encoding type VI secretion-related lysosyme protein: MTYIAPEESAFGVGFFERLDANTKPMSLSQGPDVSDVLESIKQNVSNILNSRVGGSQSAPDLGLIDFNDATLEISDLSVRIKLAIQHCLDRYEPRLIHVVVNVEQDTFNPLTVRFRILATINREALHEKIQFSLLLDQNRKYRVF, encoded by the coding sequence ATGACGTATATAGCTCCTGAAGAGAGTGCATTTGGTGTTGGTTTTTTTGAACGTTTGGATGCCAACACCAAACCTATGTCTCTAAGTCAAGGGCCTGACGTATCAGATGTACTCGAGTCGATAAAACAAAATGTATCAAACATTTTGAACTCTCGGGTCGGTGGTTCTCAAAGTGCACCGGATCTAGGCTTAATAGATTTTAATGATGCAACACTTGAAATCTCAGACTTATCAGTTCGTATAAAGTTGGCAATTCAACATTGTTTGGATCGCTATGAGCCGCGATTGATACATGTGGTCGTAAACGTTGAACAAGATACGTTCAACCCGTTAACTGTGAGGTTTCGCATTCTTGCAACGATTAATCGTGAAGCGTTACACGAAAAAATTCAGTTCAGCCTGTTATTGGATCAAAATAGAAAATATCGAGTATTTTAA
- the vasA gene encoding type VI secretion-related uncharacterized protein VasA — translation MTKNKYFREELAFLKEQGKEFTEIHPQLSRFLHGQTTDPDVERLLEGFAFLTARLREKVEDEFPELTHSVINMLWPNYLRPIPSMSVIAFTPDKSVSEKQVITRGTQLDSKPVFGTPCHFRTCRDVEIYPLQCKDVSAEHTREATTIKLSLAMTGDMTTGDAKLGTLRFYLGGDKYSSQTLYLWLHHYLQKVTVEVDGVEFALPADAFATVGFDSEQAMLPYPKNVYDGYRILQEYLSFPEAFHFFDVKGLASALPKCVTGKFTLNIHFSKTLPADTRVRKDNFQLYCTPIINLFRHDADPVDLNGRRTEYRIFPSSRYPAHYEIFSVDSVVGWQDTESEGRRIRGAKRVYEPFESFQHEVERVRNRQALYYRTRVKESIRSDGFDSFISFIRGDETSAVGVDEAVSIKLTCTNRLLPLELGVGDICVATDTSPPFATFQNITVPSQSLRPVLDGSLLWTLISNLSLNYLSLLSKEALSCVLRAYDFRSLVDRQAERVARMRLDGIVKIESHPVDKILRGLPVRGLQSTLHIDQNGFGSEGDLFLFGTVLSHFFALYASINSFHELVVVNVTNKERYTWGTQSGMQPLI, via the coding sequence ATGACGAAAAACAAGTATTTCAGAGAAGAGCTCGCATTTCTTAAAGAGCAAGGGAAAGAGTTCACAGAAATTCACCCCCAGCTTTCGCGTTTTCTTCATGGTCAAACAACAGATCCTGATGTTGAACGCCTGTTAGAGGGCTTTGCCTTTTTAACAGCCCGCCTGCGTGAAAAAGTTGAAGACGAGTTCCCAGAGCTTACTCATTCAGTTATTAACATGCTTTGGCCTAACTATTTGCGTCCGATCCCTAGTATGAGCGTGATTGCGTTTACTCCAGATAAAAGCGTCAGCGAGAAGCAGGTGATAACTCGTGGCACTCAGCTGGATAGCAAGCCTGTATTTGGTACGCCTTGCCATTTTAGAACGTGTCGAGATGTCGAGATTTATCCACTTCAATGCAAAGATGTAAGCGCAGAGCACACTCGTGAAGCGACCACCATTAAGCTATCTCTTGCTATGACAGGAGACATGACAACAGGTGATGCCAAACTCGGTACGCTTCGCTTTTACTTAGGTGGAGATAAATACAGTTCTCAAACTTTGTATTTGTGGCTACACCATTACCTACAAAAAGTGACCGTTGAAGTTGACGGTGTTGAATTCGCATTACCAGCTGATGCATTTGCCACTGTCGGTTTTGATAGCGAACAAGCAATGTTGCCTTACCCTAAAAATGTATACGACGGCTACCGAATCCTACAAGAGTATTTATCTTTCCCTGAGGCATTTCACTTTTTCGACGTGAAAGGTCTCGCGAGCGCATTACCAAAATGTGTTACGGGTAAATTTACGTTAAATATTCATTTTTCTAAAACATTACCAGCAGATACGCGAGTCAGAAAGGATAACTTCCAACTTTATTGTACTCCAATTATCAATTTATTTAGACATGACGCCGATCCGGTCGACTTGAATGGCCGTCGCACTGAGTACCGAATTTTCCCTTCTAGTCGTTATCCAGCGCACTATGAGATTTTCAGTGTAGACAGTGTCGTTGGTTGGCAAGATACAGAATCTGAAGGCAGACGCATCCGAGGTGCAAAGCGAGTTTATGAACCTTTTGAGAGCTTTCAACATGAAGTTGAGCGTGTACGTAACCGCCAAGCTCTTTACTACCGTACAAGAGTGAAAGAAAGCATTCGAAGCGATGGATTTGATTCATTTATCTCATTTATACGAGGAGATGAAACATCTGCTGTCGGTGTTGATGAAGCGGTTTCAATTAAACTTACATGTACGAATCGTCTGTTGCCGCTAGAACTAGGCGTTGGTGATATTTGTGTCGCAACTGACACCTCTCCACCATTTGCAACATTCCAAAACATTACCGTGCCGTCACAGTCACTTAGACCGGTTCTAGACGGCAGTTTACTGTGGACGTTGATTTCCAACTTGTCACTTAACTACCTCTCATTGTTATCGAAAGAAGCACTGAGCTGCGTATTAAGAGCCTACGACTTTAGATCGCTTGTTGACCGTCAGGCAGAGCGAGTTGCTCGTATGCGTTTAGACGGAATCGTAAAAATCGAATCTCACCCAGTGGATAAAATTTTAAGGGGCTTACCTGTTCGAGGATTACAGTCAACATTACATATTGACCAAAACGGATTTGGTTCGGAAGGAGACTTATTTTTGTTTGGTACTGTATTGAGTCACTTTTTTGCGCTCTACGCCAGTATTAACTCATTCCACGAACTCGTCGTGGTGAACGTGACGAACAAAGAGAGATACACATGGGGAACCCAGAGTGGAATGCAGCCGTTGATTTAG
- the vasB gene encoding type VI secretion-related uncharacterized protein VasB, giving the protein MGNPEWNAAVDLGDENFHQLTGELSTKVREYSFYQLVELLQKLNDLNPESEEWERHCRLVFSANPSLGFSPCDVKALETRHDKRQVLLTNFFGLSGAQSPLPSFILEQLATEEAGGLKQPFLDFFNNRLINLVYRVWRKYRYYVRFQAGAQDQFSAQLFALVGLGDPDLRGETPINWCKMLAYAGTLAGRSRSPQVVAGIIAHCFDLEDVTIRQWVRRRVLIDKSQQLGLGVQNVSLGVDSIIGESVVDCNGKFVICIGNLMRERFADFLPSGKEHQSLCKLVEFVLREQMAYDVELTMKESEAPDFCLHPEQSVALGWTSFLGSDTTNKNVLIQVRQ; this is encoded by the coding sequence ATGGGGAACCCAGAGTGGAATGCAGCCGTTGATTTAGGCGATGAAAATTTTCACCAGCTAACGGGTGAGCTGTCAACAAAAGTTCGAGAGTACAGTTTTTATCAGCTTGTGGAGTTGTTGCAGAAATTAAATGATTTAAACCCAGAATCTGAAGAGTGGGAACGACACTGCCGTCTCGTGTTTAGTGCAAACCCAAGTTTGGGTTTCTCACCGTGTGATGTAAAGGCGCTAGAAACACGACATGATAAAAGGCAAGTGCTTTTAACTAACTTTTTTGGACTTTCCGGGGCTCAATCGCCTTTACCTAGCTTTATTTTGGAGCAGTTAGCAACGGAAGAAGCTGGTGGCTTGAAACAGCCATTTTTAGACTTTTTTAATAACCGCTTGATCAACCTCGTTTATCGAGTGTGGCGAAAATATCGTTATTACGTTCGCTTTCAAGCTGGAGCACAAGATCAGTTTTCTGCACAGCTATTCGCGTTGGTAGGTCTCGGTGACCCTGACCTTCGGGGGGAAACGCCGATCAACTGGTGCAAAATGTTGGCATATGCGGGGACGTTAGCTGGCCGAAGCCGCTCACCACAGGTCGTAGCGGGTATTATCGCCCATTGTTTCGACTTAGAAGATGTCACGATCAGGCAATGGGTGAGAAGGCGAGTGCTCATTGATAAAAGCCAGCAATTGGGTTTAGGCGTGCAAAATGTGAGCCTTGGTGTTGACTCAATTATTGGTGAATCGGTTGTTGATTGCAATGGCAAGTTTGTCATTTGTATCGGCAATTTAATGCGGGAACGCTTCGCAGATTTCTTACCATCAGGGAAAGAGCATCAATCATTATGTAAGTTGGTTGAGTTTGTTTTGCGAGAGCAGATGGCATATGACGTTGAACTGACGATGAAAGAAAGTGAAGCGCCTGATTTTTGTTTACATCCAGAACAGAGTGTCGCACTTGGTTGGACCTCGTTCCTTGGAAGTGACACGACGAATAAAAACGTATTGATCCAGGTAAGGCAATAA
- the vasC gene encoding type VI secretion-related FHA domain protein VasC has product MNKPKLPSLTLLVTNAQRLESGLSAQHTWKEEGGIIGMATTSDWRLTDSDGQVSSEHCEVVVVDGAYCLKDICGSTYVNGAHLPLGKGQLARLNHKDEVSIGPYQLRTLFGNANEVKEQYGSLDALFISRDEDLLSDSAYEEEPELENENIETDPLNALDELMGSQEVNENRLIEPEAEKSELPQQSLVPDEGLGLHGVAFTPQADSEYEMTSSIRLKKILGFGFNKLKPSNKEERTNVSQPVAPLTQLNNNVSEGFTMDEKTLDLLEEEVAKSILPQAETFNHSNTQTNHLITGPMLDGLGVNLSDEDNMARMHLLSQEMGESLQACVRGLLDLHQQVSDGRFGTLNRNLQPIEDNPLRLGLSYEETVKTLYDADKSLVHLSAPAAIAESLKTVRDHNEAMQHATADALSQILTAFSPEVMLRRFHHYKRTTDTTQTSSDEWAWKMYCNYYRELTSNRQRGFEKLFWEIFEQSYDRNIREKQREL; this is encoded by the coding sequence ATGAATAAACCAAAACTGCCATCTTTGACTCTATTGGTAACAAACGCACAGCGCTTGGAGTCTGGTTTGTCGGCTCAGCATACATGGAAGGAAGAAGGCGGAATCATCGGTATGGCCACGACATCAGATTGGCGACTCACCGATTCGGATGGCCAAGTAAGCTCAGAGCATTGTGAGGTCGTTGTAGTTGATGGAGCATATTGCCTAAAAGATATTTGCGGGAGTACTTATGTTAATGGTGCTCACTTGCCACTAGGGAAAGGCCAGTTAGCTCGCTTGAATCATAAAGATGAAGTTTCCATAGGGCCATACCAATTACGCACTTTGTTTGGTAACGCTAATGAGGTCAAGGAACAGTATGGTTCATTAGACGCGTTGTTTATCTCGCGAGACGAAGATCTACTTTCTGATTCGGCATACGAAGAAGAGCCCGAGCTGGAAAATGAAAACATTGAAACAGACCCACTTAACGCACTTGATGAATTAATGGGTTCACAAGAAGTTAATGAAAATAGGTTAATTGAACCAGAAGCTGAGAAAAGTGAACTGCCTCAGCAATCATTAGTGCCAGATGAGGGTTTGGGGTTACATGGAGTTGCGTTTACACCACAAGCGGATAGTGAGTATGAAATGACATCATCTATTCGTCTTAAGAAAATTTTAGGTTTTGGTTTTAACAAATTGAAACCTTCGAATAAAGAAGAGCGAACCAACGTTTCTCAACCTGTGGCACCGCTCACCCAACTAAATAACAACGTATCAGAAGGCTTCACAATGGATGAAAAAACACTGGATCTGTTAGAAGAAGAAGTGGCGAAGAGCATCCTGCCACAGGCAGAGACATTTAACCATAGTAATACACAAACTAACCACCTTATCACAGGCCCAATGCTTGACGGTTTAGGGGTGAATTTGAGTGATGAAGACAATATGGCACGAATGCATTTATTGTCACAAGAAATGGGGGAGTCTCTTCAAGCGTGCGTACGTGGCTTACTGGATTTACATCAACAGGTGAGTGACGGACGCTTCGGTACGCTAAACAGAAACCTTCAACCTATCGAAGATAACCCTTTGCGTCTAGGGCTATCATATGAAGAAACGGTTAAAACTCTTTATGACGCAGACAAAAGTCTGGTGCATTTATCTGCACCTGCGGCGATAGCAGAAAGCCTTAAGACGGTACGTGATCATAATGAAGCTATGCAGCATGCAACCGCAGATGCGTTGAGCCAGATTTTAACTGCGTTCTCTCCAGAGGTGATGCTACGACGCTTTCACCACTATAAGCGCACCACTGATACGACGCAAACATCGAGCGATGAGTGGGCTTGGAAGATGTATTGCAACTACTACCGTGAGTTAACTTCCAACCGCCAGAGAGGGTTCGAAAAACTATTCTGGGAAATCTTCGAGCAGTCATATGATCGAAATATTCGAGAAAAGCAACGGGAGCTATAG
- the vasD gene encoding type VI secretion-related lipoprotein VasD, whose protein sequence is MLCSLMMLTACSSSPEPYEPEKAQTKLTFSLVSDDLVNPNIWGESSPVEIQVFELKDDSMFTSAGYEQLKTDYKKALRSNFVKIYDYVLLPEQFKFINAFEVDKETNYIGVIAHFSEPELSEWKKTVKVLNKGREYHLLIILKDYNVKLDRVE, encoded by the coding sequence ATGTTGTGCTCACTAATGATGCTGACTGCATGTAGTAGCTCGCCGGAACCTTATGAACCCGAGAAGGCACAAACAAAATTGACATTCAGTTTGGTCAGTGACGATTTGGTCAACCCCAACATTTGGGGAGAGTCATCGCCAGTAGAGATTCAGGTCTTCGAATTAAAAGATGATTCGATGTTTACGTCTGCAGGCTATGAGCAACTCAAAACAGATTATAAAAAAGCATTGCGGAGCAATTTTGTCAAAATTTACGACTATGTATTACTTCCTGAGCAGTTCAAATTCATCAATGCTTTTGAAGTCGATAAAGAGACAAACTACATCGGAGTGATAGCTCATTTTTCTGAACCAGAATTAAGTGAATGGAAAAAAACCGTAAAAGTACTAAATAAGGGCAGGGAATACCATTTGCTCATAATTTTGAAAGACTATAATGTAAAATTAGATAGGGTGGAATAA
- the vasE gene encoding type VI secretion-related protein VasE: MFARNRVIWNEGLFIKPQHFQQQQRYTEYCIDERLSSVSRYLYGVSELSLNPEYLSFGRIAIERAVGIMPDGTVFRIPQEDDMPDALEVDDASLANQIIYLAIPLRSGSLMEINWPEERGSGRYVCRRQEVRDVHSVQGDITTIEVSPVRMQIMLEREDRSSYASIAIGRILEKRPDGSVVLDPEFIPCHLNVVGISSLHRFINEMSGLMRERAKNIAQRISSPSQGGVADVSDFMLLQALNRLQPQMKHLAELRSLHPERLFECLSTVCGELATFTDESRLPPSLPSYSHDLPSQSFQPLIRNLRQSLSVVLEPRAVSIQLEKRKYGLMVAPIHDPQLMESAEFIIAVRARMPLDELRRLFTQQTKVSSVEKIRELISLQLQGIPLTSLPVAPRQLPYHAGYTYYQLDKTSPAWSMLNHSSGFAFHVAGAFEDLDLQFWAIRS; encoded by the coding sequence ATGTTTGCACGTAATCGAGTGATTTGGAATGAAGGCTTGTTTATAAAGCCTCAGCATTTCCAGCAACAACAGAGATACACAGAATATTGTATTGATGAGCGTTTGAGTTCAGTTAGTCGGTATTTATACGGTGTCTCTGAGTTGTCATTGAACCCTGAATATCTATCGTTTGGTCGTATTGCCATTGAGCGAGCTGTGGGGATAATGCCCGATGGTACGGTCTTTCGTATTCCGCAAGAAGACGATATGCCCGACGCTCTAGAAGTAGATGATGCATCATTAGCGAACCAAATTATTTACCTTGCCATTCCATTGCGTAGTGGATCTTTAATGGAGATAAACTGGCCAGAAGAGCGAGGTTCAGGACGTTATGTCTGTCGTCGTCAAGAAGTTCGTGATGTACACAGTGTACAAGGGGATATCACAACAATAGAAGTGTCCCCGGTGCGTATGCAAATTATGTTAGAGCGAGAAGATAGAAGCTCTTACGCATCTATTGCGATTGGTCGTATTTTAGAAAAACGTCCAGATGGTAGCGTAGTATTAGACCCAGAGTTTATTCCGTGTCACTTGAATGTGGTTGGTATCTCCTCATTGCATCGCTTCATCAATGAAATGTCGGGGTTGATGCGAGAACGAGCAAAGAACATTGCACAACGCATTAGCTCACCGTCTCAAGGCGGTGTGGCAGATGTGTCTGATTTCATGTTGTTGCAAGCGCTTAACCGATTACAACCTCAGATGAAACACCTAGCCGAACTTCGCAGCTTGCATCCTGAGAGGTTGTTTGAGTGTCTTTCAACAGTATGTGGCGAGCTTGCTACATTTACAGACGAAAGCAGATTGCCACCAAGCTTGCCAAGTTATAGCCATGATTTACCGAGTCAATCATTTCAACCACTGATCCGAAACTTACGTCAGAGTTTAAGTGTTGTATTGGAACCAAGAGCGGTATCAATCCAGCTAGAAAAACGAAAGTATGGATTAATGGTTGCGCCGATCCACGATCCTCAATTGATGGAAAGTGCAGAGTTCATTATTGCTGTCAGAGCGAGAATGCCACTAGACGAGCTACGCCGTTTGTTTACTCAGCAAACCAAAGTGTCTTCAGTTGAGAAGATCCGCGAGCTGATCTCACTTCAGCTTCAGGGTATTCCGTTAACGTCACTACCAGTAGCACCTCGTCAGCTTCCATACCACGCAGGTTATACATATTACCAACTGGATAAAACAAGTCCTGCATGGTCAATGCTGAACCATTCAAGTGGTTTTGCGTTCCACGTAGCCGGTGCATTTGAAGATCTAGATCTTCAGTTCTGGGCGATCAGGAGTTAA